tgaatAGTTTGCTCGAAAGACGTCTTTTAAGGTTTTTtctagattttaatttttatatacttgAGAAAGTAACCAACAATTGTATCAGCTTTTGCAAAACTCGGATATCGGATAATTATATGATGGACgaattttttattgtgttggaAAATAATTGAGTATATCTTTCGTAGCTTGCTAGCCTAGTTTCATTTCAGCTGGTTTATCAGTATAACGTTATCAACCTAATTTTGAAGATTACCGTGTTACCTCCCAAGTTTTTGGATGTGATCAATTTATTGGATATCATTATACTTGGAGAATTCACATGACTGTTGTGAGAATCAATTGCCAAAATATCTTTCTCAGTCATAATTTTGTAAACAatcactttaataataaaatattacacgTCTAAGAAATGTGATAGATATAATCAAAATGAcaaattattattgtatgatGTATCGGGTGTGggtaaaaaataacaatatagaaactttttcacatttttcttatttttttatttttatatttataaattttgaaatgactttttaattaagattaacATCATCAtaactacaaaataaataaatatatttaatttaaatgtgatCATTTAACATGTGTAAATTGTGATCTAAAAACTgataaatgtatttaatttgtaatatgATCACCTATGATCGAAAAATGATTAGCTATTTGAATTAACCGtttaatagaaaataagtaGTTGTAGAAATGTTAACTTTTATTCACCTAATACTCATTTGAAAACGTTAAATCGTTAAATTGACAAATATTAaagtgttaaaatattaaaactcagGAAAATAATTTGACAAATAATTAGGATATCTTTTGCAATTGGTACTAATATGGTTATAATTGTTTATGCTTTACTATTACAGGCTTAAAGAAAAGATTGCATATTGATTTGCTTTGTCTTGACATCAAATGTACATAAGCTAATAATGACATTAGTTTGCCCTACCCTATGCTCAGTGTGCTCAATATAGtacttagaaagaaaaaatgttttatttatttatttatttttaaaacaggtaaatttagttttaatttttaatattatttagtcatttttagtcttttaatttcaaaatgttttatttttaaatctcaaagtgatttaaataatgttttaaaaaggaaaaaagtggTTTACATAATATGCTAAGAGGAATAAAAGTAGagcatttaaaaattaaaaagataaacaaaaacacaacttttttttatgggaaattaaaacttaatatacATCTCTgaataaaaatcttattttggaaCGTATAATATATGTGcccatttttatatttcttttttcttccaaTTAGAAGGTGCTTTAGATAAACTTGGAAAAGTAAGACTGATCTCTATTTCTTTTTCCAAACAAACAATCTTTTACTTAGAAAATTGAATctaagaaatttttattaacttatttaattataataacttcaatttaatcttttactCCTTACACAAAGTGAAAAATTGTAAGCCAATGCGCCAATCACACTTAATATATTGTACTTCACGATAACATGCAAAACATTACATAGTATAATATCACATCACCCTATTGGGGTGGTACATGGTATATAATGTTCCTTTGGCGTTATTACATGCATGGCAAATATGCTGATGGCTtggtaaaaacaaaaacatcttCTCTGTTTCTCATGTTCTGTCAATGTTTAAACATTGACCTAtacaaaacaagaaaagaataCTAACATTTTCACCTTACCTATGCACATCCCTCAAAATTGCAACAAATATCAATCACAAAATGCAAAGCAAAGCGACACAATCTTCTCATCTTGCGACCATTTACAAACACCTGAAACGAAAGTCTTCTCCATTCACCAcgacatcatcatcatcctcatcctcatcctcGTGGCTTCTCCAAACGCATTCCAGAACAGCCACTAGAACCAAGAGTATCATAGTTGACGAATCTGCTCGGAGCCGAGTTATGCCTATACCCTTTTGGCAAGCAATTCTTCACCTGTCCCTCACGGAAGACACTGTGTTTGTGACCGAGACGTGGCTTCAGATAAGTTTCAGCTTCGGATAAAAAGAGAGGCCTTGTAACTGTGCTGGGAGCACTTCGAGGAATGACCCTTGCAGCCATGGCGATGTGAAGGGAATCCAGAGAAAGGATGAGGAGAAGGGCCAGAAGGGAGATATGTGTAGTGGGAGACATTTAGATTTTTTTCGAACTTGTGTTGTTTGGTCTGAGTCTATGAAAGAAAGAAGGGGTTTTATGGTAGATTGTTATGCAGTGGTTAAACCGAGTGTCTTAAATAGGCTCGTGAATAGCTACAGAATGCAGGTATGCACAGCTCATTGGTGGTACACCATAACTTTGGAGGTGTGGTGGAGGTGAGTTGGCGAGGTTGGTGTTCTTTTTTTTCTGTGTTTCGAGTGAGGATGCTCGTGAGTTCATGTTTATTGCACTCACTCAAATTTGTGCTGTTTTTTGCCCCTAAATCCAAGT
The Vigna angularis cultivar LongXiaoDou No.4 chromosome 5, ASM1680809v1, whole genome shotgun sequence genome window above contains:
- the LOC128196525 gene encoding uncharacterized protein LOC128196525; translated protein: MSPTTHISLLALLLILSLDSLHIAMAARVIPRSAPSTVTRPLFLSEAETYLKPRLGHKHSVFREGQVKNCLPKGYRHNSAPSRFVNYDTLGSSGCSGMRLEKPRG